The genomic region GAGGTCGGCGGGATCCGCGTGGATTCGCGATCCGTCCGCCCCGGCGACCTTTTCGTGGCGCTCCGGGGAGGAAAGTCCGACGGGCACGATTTCCTGGAGGCCGCCGCGC from Deltaproteobacteria bacterium harbors:
- a CDS encoding UDP-N-acetylmuramoyl-L-alanyl-D-glutamate--2,6-diaminopimelate ligase translates to MRLSALLSAAAPGAACPSDDIEVGGIRVDSRSVRPGDLFVALRGGKSDGHDFLEAAA